From the bacterium genome, the window GTCCTGCGAACCCGCGGTGAACATCTCGGCGCCCTTGGACTCCGTCAGCATGATCGTGTCGGCCGGCGACTTGATGTTCCCCATGCCGCTGTCCACGATGGTCGCGATGGTCGCGTGGTTGGCGTCGCGGTTGATGCATGGCAGGCAGTACGAGCAGTAGGCCGGGTTCGGGTCGCTCGGCATGCGCAGCCGAGACTCAGACCACGAACCGGAGGGACAGACGACGCACTGGTAGTTCTTCACGTACGGCTGGATCATGTCATACCACCAGCGCAGGTTCACCTGGTACGGGTTGTAGCGGTAGTAGCTGGGCAGCCACTCGTCGTAGTCCTGTGCGTACTGCAGCATCCCCAGCCCGAGCTGCTTCATGTTCGACAGGCAAGTGGTCTGCCGGGCCTTCTCGCGCGCCTTGGCGAATACCGGAAACAGGATGGCGGCCAGGATGGCGATGATGGCGATGACGACCAGAAGCTCGATCAACGTGAAACCCTTACGCATGACTCGTCTCCTCTCAGATGACGTCAGTGCGGTCTTCACACCGGGGATTCCGTCCCCGCGCCGCATCCTCCTGCTGGCGACGGGGCGTGCGGTCCGCAAGAAACCCGTGAGGGGACTCCCCCCGCTAACGGGGCGTGAGTAGGAAGTAGTCCAGATTCAGGTGGGTGCTGCCCTGGCCCGTCACTCGCAGCGTGTGCTCGCCGGCGGCCAGCTTCAGTGACGGCGCCTGCGCCGTGCCCGTCAGTTGCAGGGCCGCCCACTCCTGGGCGCCATAGCCCCACCCGCCGGTGCCGGGGAACTTGACCAGCCCGAGCCCTGGTGGCGTCTGGCCGTCGAGCGACACCGAGCGCAGGTCCGCTGGCTCCTGGGAGGCCGCCCGTATGTACAGATCATACGTCCCCGCCTGCGGTACGGTGAGCTTGTACTCGAGCCAGTGTCCATCCCCCGAGTTGTTGAAGATGCTCTTGCCGCCGTGGGTCTGGAAGTGCTTGTCGGAGATGTCCACCTTGCCGCCGCCCTCCGCGGCGAAGGCCTCCGCCTCGATCACCAGGCCCTGTTCGGGCATGGCCGCCAGCCGCTTCGGCTCCAGCGCCGCCTGCACCGTCTCGAACGCGATGGCCTCCACCGGCGAGGCCGCCAGGCTGTAGCTCGCCACCGTCAGGCTCAGGGGCGTCGCTTCCGCCATGGCCACGGTGCGCTGCGCCGCCAGTTGCTGCGCCTGGGCCTGCCAGCGATCCAGGACGGTGGTCCCGACTGTGAGCACCGGCTCAACCTGCGTGGCGCCCTTCAGCCGCAAGCTCGCACGCATGATCGCTACCTGAGCCGGCACCGACCCCTCGGCTGTCATCCCCTCCAGCGTGAAGTGCGCAGTGATGCTCCCGGCCTTCTTCCCGTCCATGAGCACCGGGATCGCCTGCCCGCGTGGGGCCTTCTGGTACTTGCCTTGCCAGGCCACGTGGGCCGCGTGCGTCCCGGCCGGGAGTTGCAGCGTCACGCAGCCGGCCTGGGCATCCCAGGCCATCTTCGCCGCCGGCAACTGCCCCTCGTCCAGCCGCGCCCACTGCGCTGCCTGCGGCAGATGCACTGTGACCGCAACCGCATCTCTGGCGTCATAGGTGAGCACGATGCGGTCGGGCCAGTAGCGCACGGCGTACGCTCCCGGCGCCGTGGCCGACAGCAGGCAGCCGCCGTCCGCCAGGGCCGTTCCCGCGCCCCAGACGAGGCCGGAGGCCCACAGCACGCTCAGCAGACCCAGCAGATGCAGTCGTTTCATCGTCGCTCCTCGTTGCCTGTTCCCGCCTCTATCCGGGAACCACTTCGCGCAAGTACACCCGTCGCCCTTCCCGCTGCGCGAGGCGGGCCGCCGTCGCCACCGCGATGTTCTCGAGCATCTCGGCGCGCGGTTCGGTGGGCTGGCCTGCGCGCACCATCCGCGCGATGCGCCGCAGGATCTCACCGGCACCCTCGGGGAACTCGAAGTCGCCGATGTTCCCCGAATGGATGGCCCCCTGCGCGCCGAAGGCGCTGACATAGAACGAGCAGTGCCAGGTTGGCCCGGCGTCACAGTTAAGCATCACACCATGCGAGGGCCGGTCCGCCCGGCCGCCGTAGTCCAGGTGGATGTACGACAGCTCGCCGGGCCCCATCGCCTCGACCGCCGCGACGCCGGGGCCGAAGACATGCTGGGCGAGACTGACGGCGTGAATGTGCCCCGCCATGGCCGCCCCGCCGCCCTTGATGGAGCCGTAACCGACCGGCCACACCTCCTGCAGGCGGTCGCGGAACCAGCGCGCCTGTGGCACGGTGCGCAGCATCGAGAGGGACATGACCGGCGCCCCGTGCGCCGCGCCCAGGTCCAGGAGCGCCAGTGCGTCGTGGTACTCGTAGGCCAGGGGTTTGTCCACGAACGTCGGCACACCCTTCGTCAGGCCGGGCGTCGCCAGCTCCAGGTGGGTCGAGCCGTCGCCGTTGCAGTCGGGGATGAAGACGAGGTCCACGTCCTCGGAGCAGTCGGCGAAGTGGTCGCACACCTGCGCGCCAAAGATGTGCGCGACGGACTCGGCGCTCTCGCGGTCCGGGTCCCAGCACTTGACGATCTGGAACTCCCACACCTGCGGCGCGGTCATGGTGCGGGGGTCGTTGTAGTGGGTGTAGTGGTAGAAGAACGCCGCTTGCCCCCGGTCCTGGCCCATACCGTCGCCACGCAGGACCAGCGGGTCATGCTCGGCCATGAGCACAGCATAGTACAGGGCGTGCAGGTCGCAACCGACCATCCCGACGCGGATCTTGTCCATGGACCAGCCTCCGGACGAGGGGTAGCGCAGTATTGGACGCGCACGGGCCGCTCCCCTCTACCCGCACCCCGCCGCTGCGCGGCGCCTCTCTCCCGGCGACTGCAGGTCGCAGGAGAGAGAGGCAGGGGGGAGGGCCTCTTCCGCCCTCATCCCCGCCGCAGTATAATCATGCCAGCAACCCACGGGAGACCCGTATGGACACCGACACCGCCGGCCCTGCCATCGCCGTCGTCTTCATGATCGTCATCTACGGTGGGATGTTCCTGTTCGTGATTGCGGCCATGGTGCTGTGGATCATGGCGCTGGTGGACGTGGTCAAGCGGCAGTTCAAGGAGCCGAACGAGAAGATCGTGTGGGTGCTCATCATCGCCCTGACGCACTGGATCGGGGCGCTGATCTACATGCTGATCGGCAGGAAGCAAGGCTGGCTGCCGGAGGAGGCGTACTACACCCCGCCACCCGGCGCCACGCCGCCGTCAGGCCCCGCCGGCTAGGGGGGACCTCCGCCGCCCGCGCCGGGTGCGGCCATCTCCAGCAGCCGCGGCGGCGACTCGGAGAACCTGAAGCGGTAGCACGCCCGCGACGGCGGCGCGGCGCCGACCGAGCATGTCACGCGCACCGTGTACAGCATCGGGATCGCCACCCGCAAGTCTCCGAACTGCTTGGACAGACCCTCCACGTGCACGTGCGTCCCCGCTGGTGGAGCGGGCAGGGCGGCGTATACCGCCCGGAGCACCTCCCGCCGCACCGCGCTATCGCGCAGGCGGTTACTCGCCATCGCCTGCAGCAGCACGAAGGACGCCGCCACGTACAGCCCCACGCCCACCAGCGCCACAGTGCGCACGCGACGGCGCGGGCGCGGCGTCAGGGCCCACTGCACCAGCAACCCCACCAGCAACGACAGCCCCACCGACGGCAGGTACCCATAGCGCGGCGCGCGTGCGTAGAAGTAGATGAAGGGCAGGAAGGGCAACAACCCCAGGACACTCCACAGGAGCCCCAGCCGCACCCGCTCTCGCCCCCGCACCAGCCCGTACCCCGCCAGCAGGCTCAGCCCCAGCAGTGGGACCAGCGACGCCTGCCCCACCGCCGCCGCCACCGACGGCGACAGCACCCGCTGCAACAGCGCCGCGAACGTCTCGAAGCGCAGGTCCGGCAGCAGCATCTGCGGGGGCACCAGCAGCAGGTTCGTCACCATGTGCAGGCCGGGCCAGTAGTCGGTGGAGCCGTACTGGATCGAGTCATGGTGCACCCCCACCCCCACGCGCCAGGCGATGTGCGCCAGCACCGGCAGCGCCTGCCAGGCCACCGCCAGGGCGGGCCGGTCGCGGTACAGCAGGCGATCCAGCACGACCAGCAACGGGAACACCACCAAGGCGTTCTCCTTGCACAGCGCCGCCAGCACTCCGAGCAGCACCGACAGCGGCAGGGCCCACCGGTGCCCCTCGCGGTAGCGCAGCCACAGCAGCGTGGCGGCGATGACGAGCGTCGCCGCCAGCACATGATGGGCGGACTGCGACCACGCCACGGCCTCCTGGTGCGAAAACAGCAGCGCGAAGAAGACCCCGGCAGTGGACGCGGCCCGCAGGCCCACGCGCTCCGTGGGCCGCGCGGCCGGCTCCGCCGACATCAACACCCGCCACACGAGCCACGCGACCAGCACGGACGCGATACTGTGCAGCAGAATGACCGTGGCGTAGTAGGGCCAGGCCGTCGCGCCGAAGGTGCGATAGAGCGTGCCGTACAGGAGGTTATAGCAGGGGGTGACGCCGGCCTCGCCATAGGCGAGGCTGCGGCCGGTCATCCAGTCGTGGGCGACCTTGAGCCAGGCGAAGTCATCGTTGCGGAAGTACGCCCCGAGCATGCGCACATAGCCGGCCCACGCGGCGAGCGCGGGCCACATCGCCAGGGCCAGGAGCGGGCCGCAACGGCCCGGCGCGCGCCAGTGGCAACCGATCATCCCGACGTGGAACCTGTCCATGCCGACCCCCGGGAACAGTTTGGGGAGTTATTGGACACCGGGGCCGCGTCTCCTGCCGGGCGGAGGGGCGAGGAGGGCTGAGAAGGGGAGAACAAGGCGCGGACGGCGTTGCCGCCCTGGCCCCGCCGCAGTATAATCGCCGCGGCCCTCATCCAGGGGAGTATCCGAAGGGCCGGGTGAGAGGCCGTTGGAGGGGCCGGCTATCAGCCGGCCCGCCGTCTGTGGCCGCCGCAGCAGCTAGGGAGGGGAAGCTTGCCATGCGTAAGCCGAAGTATGGTCCACTGACCGAGCACCTTCAGCGCCTGCCGGGGAGTCAGCAGGAGATCACGCTGGCATTCGCGGAGATCGAGGCAATCATCGGTACTCCTCTGCCTCCTTCGGCGCGTGAGCACCGAGCATGGTGGGGCAACGAGAAGAGCCCCAGTGCGCCTCAGAAGGTGGCGTGGCAGGCCGCCGGCTGGGCGGTCGCGAAGGCGCAGTTGCCGGACGAGCGAGTGGTCTTCGTGCGCACTCGCGCGGACCGGCATAGCGCTCAGACCAGTACGGCCGTTGTCATGCCCGTCGCGGGCATCCCCACCGTGCCCATCTCGCTTGTCTGGTCGGGCTACCACGTACAGACGGAGGGCATGGAGCCACAGCAGCTCGCGCGGGATGCAATCGAGGGTATGCGGCGTCTTGGTCTGCCTGAGACCGACTACTGGCCACGCATGGACGCGTTGGCTGCCATGTGGAACGACGACCCGAAGTGGTGCCGCACCTTCTGGATGGAGACAGCGCAGCATGTCAGCCCGAAGGGGCACCCCTTCTTCCGTGCCGCGTTCGCGAACCTACTGCTCGGGGAGAAAGACTACGCCTGCCAGTACCTTGCGTATGCCTACTGCGAGGACAAGGGCTACTGCGATGGCGGCCCCGCCGCCGCCAAGCAACTCTCCGCGTACGTTGCGCTGGCCCTGCTGCAGGAGTACGAGCAGCTTTCGTTATCACCTGAGTTCGCCCGCCTGTTCGAGGTGTCTTTCGACGCCGCGGTGTTCGGCACCGGTCC encodes:
- a CDS encoding DUF1559 domain-containing protein: MRKGFTLIELLVVIAIIAILAAILFPVFAKAREKARQTTCLSNMKQLGLGMLQYAQDYDEWLPSYYRYNPYQVNLRWWYDMIQPYVKNYQCVVCPSGSWSESRLRMPSDPNPAYCSYCLPCINRDANHATIATIVDSGMGNIKSPADTIMLTESKGAEMFTAGSQDYHLLDIMDTGSLSLIAERHNDGFNAAFCDGHAKWLKDSKPGWWTITEGD
- a CDS encoding Gfo/Idh/MocA family oxidoreductase codes for the protein MDKIRVGMVGCDLHALYYAVLMAEHDPLVLRGDGMGQDRGQAAFFYHYTHYNDPRTMTAPQVWEFQIVKCWDPDRESAESVAHIFGAQVCDHFADCSEDVDLVFIPDCNGDGSTHLELATPGLTKGVPTFVDKPLAYEYHDALALLDLGAAHGAPVMSLSMLRTVPQARWFRDRLQEVWPVGYGSIKGGGAAMAGHIHAVSLAQHVFGPGVAAVEAMGPGELSYIHLDYGGRADRPSHGVMLNCDAGPTWHCSFYVSAFGAQGAIHSGNIGDFEFPEGAGEILRRIARMVRAGQPTEPRAEMLENIAVATAARLAQREGRRVYLREVVPG
- a CDS encoding PLD nuclease N-terminal domain-containing protein; this translates as MDTDTAGPAIAVVFMIVIYGGMFLFVIAAMVLWIMALVDVVKRQFKEPNEKIVWVLIIALTHWIGALIYMLIGRKQGWLPEEAYYTPPPGATPPSGPAG
- a CDS encoding carbohydrate-binding protein is translated as MKRLHLLGLLSVLWASGLVWGAGTALADGGCLLSATAPGAYAVRYWPDRIVLTYDARDAVAVTVHLPQAAQWARLDEGQLPAAKMAWDAQAGCVTLQLPAGTHAAHVAWQGKYQKAPRGQAIPVLMDGKKAGSITAHFTLEGMTAEGSVPAQVAIMRASLRLKGATQVEPVLTVGTTVLDRWQAQAQQLAAQRTVAMAEATPLSLTVASYSLAASPVEAIAFETVQAALEPKRLAAMPEQGLVIEAEAFAAEGGGKVDISDKHFQTHGGKSIFNNSGDGHWLEYKLTVPQAGTYDLYIRAASQEPADLRSVSLDGQTPPGLGLVKFPGTGGWGYGAQEWAALQLTGTAQAPSLKLAAGEHTLRVTGQGSTHLNLDYFLLTPR